From the genome of Papaver somniferum cultivar HN1 chromosome 2, ASM357369v1, whole genome shotgun sequence, one region includes:
- the LOC113347306 gene encoding uncharacterized protein LOC113347306 isoform X3 has translation MLQKKIPKMIGVTVFLRGLAIALLGSRCHAPSVMLANFISAPIELSLVVPFLRLGEVITGGSHFPLTTNALKKVLTGKASHEVLLSILHALLGWVVASPFILAVLYVILLPCSKFLVHKFAPLPSSPKKPLSPFTDVRLKKTGAGWMIVNLKM, from the exons atgcttcaaaaaaaaataccaaaaatgaTAG GGGTAACTGTATTCCTCCGTGGGTTGGCTATTGCATTACTTGGATCTCGTTGCCATGCGCCTAGTGTTATGCTTGCTAATTTCATTTCTGCCCCGATAGAATTGAG TTTGGTGGTTCCCTTTCTTCGTCTAGGTGAAGTCATAACTGGAGGTTCTCATTTCCCCTTAACCACTAATGCGCTAAAGAAGGTGTTGACTGGCAAAGCCTCTCACGAAGTCCTACTTAGTATTCTCCATGCG TTACTAGGGTGGGTTGTGGCGTCCCCTTTCATCTTGGCTGTACTCTATGTGATACTTCTGCCATGTTCTAAGTTCCTAGTTCACAAGTTCGCTCCACTTCCTTCAAGCCCAAAAAAGCCATTAAGCCCCTTCACAGATGTCAGGCTCAAG AAGACGGGTGCTGGCTGGA
- the LOC113347306 gene encoding uncharacterized protein LOC113347306 isoform X2 has translation MEIPRFMPWFNKKITDPLLLILRRGAEPNQLALSVALGLTLGVFPIFGVTVFLRGLAIALLGSRCHAPSVMLANFISAPIELSLVVPFLRLGEVITGGSHFPLTTNALKKVLTGKASHEVLLSILHALLGWVVASPFILAVLYVILLPCSKFLVHKFAPLPSSPKKPLSPFTDVRLKTGAGWMIVNLKM, from the exons ATGGAGATTCCTAGATTTATGCCCTGGTTTAATAAAAAGATCACAGATCCTCTTCTTCTAATACTCCGAAG AGGAGCTGAACCAAACCAACTGGCATTATCTGTGGCACTTGGACTTACCCTAGGAGTATTCCCAATCTTTG GGGTAACTGTATTCCTCCGTGGGTTGGCTATTGCATTACTTGGATCTCGTTGCCATGCGCCTAGTGTTATGCTTGCTAATTTCATTTCTGCCCCGATAGAATTGAG TTTGGTGGTTCCCTTTCTTCGTCTAGGTGAAGTCATAACTGGAGGTTCTCATTTCCCCTTAACCACTAATGCGCTAAAGAAGGTGTTGACTGGCAAAGCCTCTCACGAAGTCCTACTTAGTATTCTCCATGCG TTACTAGGGTGGGTTGTGGCGTCCCCTTTCATCTTGGCTGTACTCTATGTGATACTTCTGCCATGTTCTAAGTTCCTAGTTCACAAGTTCGCTCCACTTCCTTCAAGCCCAAAAAAGCCATTAAGCCCCTTCACAGATGTCAGGCTCAAG ACGGGTGCTGGCTGGA
- the LOC113347306 gene encoding uncharacterized protein LOC113347306 isoform X1, with product MEIPRFMPWFNKKITDPLLLILRRGAEPNQLALSVALGLTLGVFPIFGVTVFLRGLAIALLGSRCHAPSVMLANFISAPIELSLVVPFLRLGEVITGGSHFPLTTNALKKVLTGKASHEVLLSILHALLGWVVASPFILAVLYVILLPCSKFLVHKFAPLPSSPKKPLSPFTDVRLKKTGAGWMIVNLKM from the exons ATGGAGATTCCTAGATTTATGCCCTGGTTTAATAAAAAGATCACAGATCCTCTTCTTCTAATACTCCGAAG AGGAGCTGAACCAAACCAACTGGCATTATCTGTGGCACTTGGACTTACCCTAGGAGTATTCCCAATCTTTG GGGTAACTGTATTCCTCCGTGGGTTGGCTATTGCATTACTTGGATCTCGTTGCCATGCGCCTAGTGTTATGCTTGCTAATTTCATTTCTGCCCCGATAGAATTGAG TTTGGTGGTTCCCTTTCTTCGTCTAGGTGAAGTCATAACTGGAGGTTCTCATTTCCCCTTAACCACTAATGCGCTAAAGAAGGTGTTGACTGGCAAAGCCTCTCACGAAGTCCTACTTAGTATTCTCCATGCG TTACTAGGGTGGGTTGTGGCGTCCCCTTTCATCTTGGCTGTACTCTATGTGATACTTCTGCCATGTTCTAAGTTCCTAGTTCACAAGTTCGCTCCACTTCCTTCAAGCCCAAAAAAGCCATTAAGCCCCTTCACAGATGTCAGGCTCAAG AAGACGGGTGCTGGCTGGA